The segment CGCTCCGTCCGCCGAGATCGGCTTCACCGTCGTGGGGGCGGGAGGCGGCGGCCTGGCCATGGCCGGCCACCTCGGCCTCCTGGGCCATCCCGTCCGACTGCTCAACCGGACGCCCGAGAGGGTGGCCGCCGTCGCCGAGCGCGGCGGCGTCGAGCTGGAGGGCGCGCTGCACGGCTTCGGGCGCGTGCTGGCCGCGGGCTCGGAGCCGGACCGGCTCCTGGAAGGAAGCCGCCTGGTGATGGTGGTCGTACCCGCTCACGCCCACCGCGAGGTGGCGGCCTGGATCGGGCCCCACCTCCGCCCGGGGCAGGCCGTGGTGCTCCATCCCGGCCGGACGCTGGGCGCGCTGGAGTTCGAGCAGGCGCTGCGCTCGGCCGGGGCCCCCCCGGAGGTGCCGGTGGCCGAGGCGCAGACGCTCCTCTACGCCAGCCGGGCGGTGGCACCCGGGCGCGTCCACGTCTACCAGGTGAAGCGCGAAGTCCGCCTGGCCGCCCTTCCCGCCTGGCGGACGGGCGAGGTGCTGGAGCCGCTGGCGCGGGCGCTGCCCCAGTTCGTGGCCGCGCCCGACGTGCTGGCCACCTCGCTGGGCAACGTGGGCGCCATCTTCCACCCGGCGCCCACCCTTCTCAACTTGGCCCGCATCGACGCCGGGGAGCCCTTCGAGTACTACCGCCAGGGGATTTCGCCCGCCGTGGCGCGGCTGCTCGAGGCGCTGGACGAGGAGCGGCTGGCTGTGGCGCGCGCCCTGGGCGTCGCCGCCCAGAGCGCCCGCCGCTGGCTCGAGGAGGCGTACGGCGCCGCGGGCGACGACCTGCACGGCGCCATCCAGACGAACCCCGCCTACGAGGGCATCGCCGCGCCCGCAAGCCTCCCGAACCGCTACATCCTCGAGGACGTTCCCACCGGGCTGGTGCCGCTGGTCTCGCTGGGCCGCCGGATGGGCGTGCCCGTGCCCCTGATGGAGGCGCTGGTGGCGCTCGCCTGCCAGGTGGCCGGCGCCGACCTCTGGGCGCGCGGGCGGACGCTGGAGAACCTGGGCTTCGACGGGGCCGAGCAGCTGCTCCGCTACGTCCGCGAAGGAGGGATCCGCTCGTGGCTTCCCATGCCGGTCTGAAGCGGCCGCTGGTGATGGCGGGGGCCATCGGGGAGTGCGTCCACGTGGCGGGCGTCACCCGCTTCCTGCGGCTGGCCGAGGCGGCCGGCTACCGGACGCTCTTTCTGGGGCCGGCCGTCGAGCCCGCCGACTTCGCCCGCGCCGTCGAGCGCGAGCGTCCCGACCTGGTCGGGGTCAGTTACCGGCTGACGCCGGAGGCGGCGGGCCGCGTGCTGGAGGCCTTCGCCCGCGAGCTGGAGGCCCGCGGGCTGGGGGAGGGGCGGCGGCCCCGGCTCGCCTTCGGCGGTACCCCGCCGGTGGCGCGGGTGGCCGCCCGCACGGGCCTCTTCGCCGCCGTCTTCGACGGGAGCGAGGGCGACGAGCGGGTCCTGGCCTGGCTGCGCGGGCGGCCGCTGGAGTCGACGCCCGCCGCCTATCCGCAGACGCTGGTGGAACGGGTGCGCGCCCAGGCGCCCTTCCCGCTCATCCGCCACCACTACGGGCGTCCTTCCTATGCGGAGACGCTGGAGGGCGTCGCCGAGATCGCCGACTCCGCTACGGTCGACGTGATCTCGCTGGGGGTCGACCAGAACACCCAGGAGCACTTCTTCCATCCGGAGGAGCGCGATCCGCGCCAGGAAGGGGCCGGCGGCGTTCCCGTGCACACGCCCGGCGAGTTCCGCGCCCTCTACGAGGCCTCGCGGCGCGGCAACTTCCCGCTCATGCGCTCCTACAGCGGCACCCGCGACATCCTGCGCATGGCGGAGCTGCTCCGGGAGACGCTCCACCTGGCCTGGGGCGCGGTGCCGCTCACCTGGTACAGCGTGCTGGACGGGCGGAGCCGGAGGCCGCTGGAGGCGACCATCCGCGAGGCGCAGGCGGCCTTCGCCTGGCACGGCGCGCACGGCATCCCGCTGGAGTCGAACGAGGCGCACCACTGGAGCCTGCGCGACGCCCCCGACAGCGTGGCCGTGGCCATGGCCTTCCTCGCCGCCTATAACGCCCGGGCGGCGGGCGTCCGCACCTACGTCGCCCAGTTCATGTTCAACACGCCTCCCGGCACGTCGTTCGCCATGGACTTGGCCAAGATGCTGGCCAAGGCGGAGCTGATCGAATCGCTGCAGGGCGAGGGCTTCGCCGTCCTGCGCGAGACGCGGGCCGGGCTGACCAGCATGCCGGCGGACGTGGACGCGGCTCGCGGCCACCTGGGCGCCACCACCCTCCTGCAGATGGCGCTCCGCCCGCAGATCCTCCACGTGGTGGCGCCCGTGGAGGCCGATCATGCGGCCACGGCGCGCGACGTCGTGGAGGCCACCCGCCTGGCGCGGGGCGTCGTCCGCGACGCGCTGGAGGGGTTGCCCGCCATGGCCGTCGATCCCAACGTCCAGGCGAGGCGGGAGGAGCTGGTCGAAGAGGCGGCGATCCTCCTGGAAGCGATCCGCTTGCTGGCCGGGCCGGGCGTGGACGACCCCTGGGTGGAGCCGGCCACGTTGGCCCGGGCCGTCCACGTCGGCCTCATCGATGCGCCCCAGCTGCGCGGCAACCCCGAGGCGCGCGGGGAGGTGGTGACGCGCCTGGTGGAGGGCGCCTGCCGGGCCGTCGATCCGGGGACGGGCCGGGTGCTCTCCGAAAGCGAGCGGGTACGCCGCCTCCTCGACCGGGCGGCGCGGGAGGGCCGGGCGGCCGCGCCGGCCGGGCTGGCCGCACGCTGACGGGCCGGCGGCCGCGAGGGGGCGTGGCCGTCCGGCGCGGGGGCGGGGGATCGTCCGGCCCCCGCCCGGCGCCGGGCGGAGATGGGGTCAGTCCGCCGGGCCCCGCCGGGCCAGCGTGGCGCGGACGGCCTCCACCACCTCTGCCGGGGTCCGGCCGTCGGCGTCGACGACCGGCATCGCCTGGCGGACGCCGGCGACACCCAGGAGGTTCTCGTCCAGGCCGCTGGTCACCAGCACCTGCGCCGGTGCGGGCGGCGGGTTGTCCGGCCCCTCCCACTCCAGCACGCGGAAGCCCGCCTGGCGGAGCGCTTCCCGGAAGGGACGGAGTCCGCCTTGAACCGCCACGGTGGCGCCGTGATCCGGGCTGACGGGCATGGCCATCACCTCAGGCGGTAACCTGCGCCGGCCGGGCCGGAGCTACTCGCCGGCGGAGGCGCGGCCGGCGAGGCGGGCGGCGACGCGCTCGACCTGCTCCGCCGGGGCGCAGAAGAGGAGGAGGCGATCGTCCGGCTCGAGGAGCGTCTGGCCGTGCGGGATCTGCAGCTGGCCGCGACGCCGGAGGCTGACCACCAGGCAGCTCTCCGGCAGGGCGAGCTCGGCCAGCCGCTTGCCCACCGCCGGCGAACCGGGGGGCAGCACCACCTCGCCGAAGGCGCCGGCGTCGGCGCGCTCTTCGCGCAGGCGCGCGATGCGGGTGGACGTCTCCATGCTGAGCAGCGTCTGGGTCGAATAGGCCTTGAGGACGGCTCCCTGGGTGAGGACGCCGACCACTTCGCGCCGTCCCGCGTGCTCGCGCACGACGGCCAGCTCGCCGGCGTCGAGGAGGGCGAAGAGGCGCATCGCCTCCTCCAGCGAGGCTTCCTCGCCCACCCAGGGGTAGTCGGCGCGGGCGTACTTGCCCACCGGCTCGTCGCCTCGGCCCTCGTCTAGTGCCTGGCGGATCTCGGCGGCACCGACGGCGCGCCCGTCGTCCAGGAAGAGGCGCTCCCGCCGGTGCTGGCCCAGCAGGCGCGCAGCCTCGCTCACCGTCGTCGCCGGGTCGAGCGGGCGGTTGAGGCGGGACATGGCCGTCCGCACGCGGATGCGCTCGGTGGGGCGGACGTCGCTGCCGCGCAGGATCATGATGCCGCGCCGGCTGAGCCTGACCGTGTACATGGAGTCCTGCAGCAGCGAGCCGTGGAGCAGGTAGGCGACCGCACAGGCCGCCATGGCGGCCGGTGCCACCCGGTAGTCGCCGGTCATCTCCAGGATGATGGTGGTGGCCGTCAGCGGCGCCTGCGCCGAGGCGGCGAAGACGGCGCCCATGCCCGCCACGGAGAAGAGGCCCGGAGCGGGCCACCCGCCGATGGAGAGCGCCCGGCCCGCCTGGCCGAAGAGGCTTCCCAGCGCCGAGCCCAGGAAGAGCGAGGGAGCGAAGACGCCACCGGAGCCGCCGGCGCCGATGGTGACCAGCGTCGCCAGGTACTTGCCCGCCAGGAGCAGCGCCACCAGCCCCAGTCCCGCGCGCGACGCGGTCATCGCCTCTAGGGTGGGGTAGCCCACCCCCAGTACCTGGGGTAGGCCGACGCCCAGCAGGCCGACCGCCAGGCCGCCCAGGGCGGTCCGGGCCCACCAGGGCAGGCCGAGGCGCTCGAAGAGGTCCTCGCTGAGGGTGATGCCGCGCGTGTAGGCGATGCCCAAAAGACCCGCCAGAAGACCGAGGAGCAGCATGGGAGCGATCAGGCCGATGCCGTGCACCGCGTAGTCCGGCGCCGGGAGGACGGGCCTCTCGCCCATGAAGAGGCCG is part of the Bacillota bacterium genome and harbors:
- a CDS encoding NAD/NADP octopine/nopaline dehydrogenase family protein encodes the protein MGVRAPSAEIGFTVVGAGGGGLAMAGHLGLLGHPVRLLNRTPERVAAVAERGGVELEGALHGFGRVLAAGSEPDRLLEGSRLVMVVVPAHAHREVAAWIGPHLRPGQAVVLHPGRTLGALEFEQALRSAGAPPEVPVAEAQTLLYASRAVAPGRVHVYQVKREVRLAALPAWRTGEVLEPLARALPQFVAAPDVLATSLGNVGAIFHPAPTLLNLARIDAGEPFEYYRQGISPAVARLLEALDEERLAVARALGVAAQSARRWLEEAYGAAGDDLHGAIQTNPAYEGIAAPASLPNRYILEDVPTGLVPLVSLGRRMGVPVPLMEALVALACQVAGADLWARGRTLENLGFDGAEQLLRYVREGGIRSWLPMPV
- a CDS encoding cobalamin-dependent protein (Presence of a B(12) (cobalamin)-binding domain implies dependence on cobalamin itself, in one of its several forms, or in some unusual lineages, dependence on a cobalamin-like analog.); amino-acid sequence: MAGAIGECVHVAGVTRFLRLAEAAGYRTLFLGPAVEPADFARAVERERPDLVGVSYRLTPEAAGRVLEAFARELEARGLGEGRRPRLAFGGTPPVARVAARTGLFAAVFDGSEGDERVLAWLRGRPLESTPAAYPQTLVERVRAQAPFPLIRHHYGRPSYAETLEGVAEIADSATVDVISLGVDQNTQEHFFHPEERDPRQEGAGGVPVHTPGEFRALYEASRRGNFPLMRSYSGTRDILRMAELLRETLHLAWGAVPLTWYSVLDGRSRRPLEATIREAQAAFAWHGAHGIPLESNEAHHWSLRDAPDSVAVAMAFLAAYNARAAGVRTYVAQFMFNTPPGTSFAMDLAKMLAKAELIESLQGEGFAVLRETRAGLTSMPADVDAARGHLGATTLLQMALRPQILHVVAPVEADHAATARDVVEATRLARGVVRDALEGLPAMAVDPNVQARREELVEEAAILLEAIRLLAGPGVDDPWVEPATLARAVHVGLIDAPQLRGNPEARGEVVTRLVEGACRAVDPGTGRVLSESERVRRLLDRAAREGRAAAPAGLAAR
- a CDS encoding YkuS family protein, with protein sequence MMAMPVSPDHGATVAVQGGLRPFREALRQAGFRVLEWEGPDNPPPAPAQVLVTSGLDENLLGVAGVRQAMPVVDADGRTPAEVVEAVRATLARRGPAD
- a CDS encoding chloride channel protein, producing the protein MNDGSGPAGEAGLSARTIPGPQSRPWFARLRGSAWLEPSLLLLLAVLVGVIGGLGAILFRWMIAAVGTGSRLLVGGASASIGLPPRLLAPLSTTAGLVVVGAITTYAAREVKGHGVPQILEALALRGGRIRPRVALFGILAPAVTIGSGGSVGQEGPIALIGASFGSVLGQLLRLGDKHISLLLACGSAAGIAATFHAPIAGALFGLEVVLGSYAMGAIVPVFVAALTGSLTFGLFMGERPVLPAPDYAVHGIGLIAPMLLLGLLAGLLGIAYTRGITLSEDLFERLGLPWWARTALGGLAVGLLGVGLPQVLGVGYPTLEAMTASRAGLGLVALLLAGKYLATLVTIGAGGSGGVFAPSLFLGSALGSLFGQAGRALSIGGWPAPGLFSVAGMGAVFAASAQAPLTATTIILEMTGDYRVAPAAMAACAVAYLLHGSLLQDSMYTVRLSRRGIMILRGSDVRPTERIRVRTAMSRLNRPLDPATTVSEAARLLGQHRRERLFLDDGRAVGAAEIRQALDEGRGDEPVGKYARADYPWVGEEASLEEAMRLFALLDAGELAVVREHAGRREVVGVLTQGAVLKAYSTQTLLSMETSTRIARLREERADAGAFGEVVLPPGSPAVGKRLAELALPESCLVVSLRRRGQLQIPHGQTLLEPDDRLLLFCAPAEQVERVAARLAGRASAGE